A genomic region of Gemmata massiliana contains the following coding sequences:
- a CDS encoding lipopolysaccharide biosynthesis protein — protein MSNARAGSKIKRNVAWSVTGLAVEMAAGFLVLPFLLDKLGKSTYGIWLILGALTSYFGLLEMGVRGSIGRHIAFHHAKGDQDATNQTLTSGIALLFGIGSVACLILIAFEQTFINLYKITESEHKAISITFRIVALNLAITLLGTAFDAALWGVQRFDRLNLINILVSLLRLIATFTLIESDSDIIILSIISITASIANLLAKATLYFNAVPTARLTPRLMNRSALRQLIGYGSWHMLTTLANLSRTQFGPILIGATLGLSLVPFFSIASRLLVTITSTLVAATGVLTPHATTLHATNQIEHQRKLFLVGGGHAAALGMFLMGGLLAVAKPLITIWVGSKFSANEITTIATLLSVLILGELLPNSQQVSNSIILATARHRSLAIFAVIETISVCILVVVLLSPFGLIGLGAAIAAPAFFLRGACPLIYGCQILNIPIRNYVTRTIAPPFFCMTVSALPILATRIGNSDNEWINLIANGSIYTLLFASTYTFTINRSPIQSIINRITPQERQLRPPDQTLPSQPAASETSARK, from the coding sequence TTGAGTAACGCGCGGGCCGGATCAAAAATTAAACGCAACGTAGCGTGGAGCGTTACAGGTCTCGCGGTAGAGATGGCTGCGGGGTTTCTCGTCTTGCCGTTTCTCCTCGATAAACTCGGGAAATCGACTTATGGGATCTGGTTGATTCTTGGCGCACTCACGAGTTATTTTGGCCTATTGGAAATGGGCGTCCGAGGATCTATCGGGCGCCACATTGCTTTCCATCACGCTAAAGGCGATCAAGACGCGACAAACCAAACCTTAACCAGTGGCATTGCACTCCTATTTGGGATAGGCTCCGTCGCATGCCTGATACTCATAGCATTTGAGCAGACCTTCATAAATTTATACAAAATAACAGAATCCGAACACAAAGCCATATCTATCACCTTTCGTATCGTGGCCCTCAACCTCGCAATTACTCTTCTTGGGACAGCTTTCGATGCCGCGTTATGGGGCGTCCAAAGATTCGACAGATTAAATTTAATCAACATCTTAGTCTCGCTACTTCGCCTTATTGCAACCTTTACCCTAATTGAATCAGACAGCGATATAATAATATTATCAATCATCTCAATCACAGCGTCGATTGCAAATCTGCTAGCAAAAGCCACATTGTATTTCAACGCCGTCCCGACAGCCCGATTAACTCCCCGGCTCATGAATCGCTCTGCCCTTCGCCAACTTATCGGATACGGGAGTTGGCACATGCTCACCACACTAGCAAACCTTTCCCGCACACAGTTTGGCCCCATCTTGATTGGGGCAACTCTTGGATTATCGCTTGTTCCATTTTTTTCTATAGCAAGCCGCCTTCTAGTGACAATCACCTCAACGCTCGTTGCCGCAACCGGCGTTCTGACTCCACACGCGACAACTCTCCATGCCACCAACCAGATCGAACACCAGCGCAAATTGTTCCTCGTAGGTGGTGGCCACGCCGCCGCACTGGGTATGTTCCTAATGGGAGGCTTGCTAGCGGTTGCAAAACCATTGATAACAATTTGGGTCGGCTCCAAATTTTCGGCAAACGAAATCACCACCATTGCAACCCTCCTCAGTGTCTTAATATTGGGAGAGCTCCTTCCAAATTCTCAACAGGTATCAAATTCCATTATTTTAGCCACAGCGCGTCACCGTTCACTCGCGATTTTCGCGGTGATCGAAACAATATCTGTCTGCATCCTCGTAGTTGTCTTACTCTCCCCTTTTGGGCTGATCGGCCTTGGGGCTGCAATCGCTGCGCCTGCCTTTTTTTTACGCGGCGCGTGCCCGTTAATTTACGGCTGTCAAATATTGAATATACCCATTCGCAACTATGTGACGCGAACAATCGCCCCTCCTTTTTTCTGCATGACAGTGTCCGCCCTCCCAATCCTTGCCACTCGCATTGGCAATTCGGATAATGAATGGATAAATTTAATCGCCAACGGGTCAATTTATACATTATTATTTGCATCAACATACACATTTACAATTAACAGGTCGCCGATACAGTCAATCATCAATCGCATTACCCCACAGGAACGTCAATTGCGCCCTCCAGACCAGACACTGCCATCGCAACCCGCAGCATCTGAAACCAGTGCCCGCAAATAA
- a CDS encoding winged helix-turn-helix domain-containing protein, which produces MGGPVKNPGRPGLKAKPTPGGPGFLTGAPECQVLGCLDRPPTAYGFDTDLWTARRVPERIHTRFGVRFHPSDLREWLSARNDSPQKPARPARQRDQSGIDRWVARDRERIQKRPGPSAHLVPIDETGLFLNPLGPRRRTR; this is translated from the coding sequence GTGGGTGGCCCGGTCAAGAACCCCGGGCGACCGGGCCTGAAGGCCAAGCCCACGCCCGGTGGCCCGGGGTTCCTGACCGGTGCCCCGGAGTGCCAGGTACTCGGGTGCCTCGATCGGCCCCCGACCGCGTACGGGTTCGATACGGACCTGTGGACCGCGCGCCGGGTGCCCGAGCGGATCCACACGCGGTTCGGGGTCCGGTTCCACCCGAGCGACCTGCGCGAGTGGCTCTCGGCGCGCAACGACTCCCCGCAGAAGCCCGCGCGCCCGGCCCGGCAACGGGACCAATCGGGGATCGACCGGTGGGTGGCCCGGGACCGGGAGCGGATTCAAAAAAGGCCCGGGCCGAGTGCCCACCTGGTCCCGATCGACGAGACCGGTTTGTTCCTCAATCCGTTGGGCCCGCGCAGGCGCACCCGGTGA